The Candidatus Methylacidiphilales bacterium genome includes a region encoding these proteins:
- a CDS encoding FAD-dependent monooxygenase, which yields MVSRSNKICIIGSGLTAKLSAIITSRYGASVTLYRDSSRVGQSQRLYALNYFSQCFLSHSKVEVDYAEQFSSIETWVDGSDLSITFLSTTLGVPQLGGLVSHGVLDMALDVAISKSNIQIIDIEQKQDSVELLNSCMKEYSMVLVANAKSCPLFSYYQIPYHQKITTAQVSLLKHKQQRLYQSFDSNQSVGLLPFSENQASLIYSSNKDSSQDLLASCEKLFNKRISLQSVTQVETIPEVTFRIAKKTVHDNVIVLGDSCDTIHPLAGQGLNQAISSIFYLDYVVAKSNNTLDLATFQNYQYLFFARVRPRSLAVHGFAKILGLPTSALKSLFVLGEKMPLLEQNSLTNALGMREVKLLKSFERVK from the coding sequence ATGGTTAGTCGTTCAAATAAAATCTGTATTATTGGTAGCGGCCTCACGGCAAAATTGAGTGCGATTATCACTTCGAGGTATGGTGCATCAGTAACACTATATAGAGATTCTTCTCGCGTAGGACAGAGCCAGCGACTTTACGCATTAAATTATTTTTCACAATGTTTTTTATCCCACAGTAAGGTTGAGGTTGATTATGCTGAGCAATTTTCTTCGATTGAAACTTGGGTTGATGGTTCTGATCTATCAATTACATTTTTATCTACCACACTCGGTGTACCCCAGTTAGGTGGATTAGTGTCGCATGGTGTGTTGGATATGGCGTTAGATGTGGCCATTAGTAAAAGTAATATTCAGATTATTGATATTGAGCAAAAACAAGATTCTGTTGAGCTATTAAATTCTTGTATGAAAGAATATTCTATGGTACTAGTGGCGAATGCAAAAAGCTGCCCTCTTTTTTCATATTATCAAATTCCTTACCATCAGAAAATAACTACTGCTCAAGTCAGTTTATTAAAGCATAAACAACAAAGGCTATATCAATCATTTGATAGTAATCAGAGCGTTGGGCTTTTGCCATTTAGTGAAAACCAAGCCTCATTAATTTATTCCAGCAATAAGGATAGTTCTCAAGACTTACTAGCAAGTTGTGAAAAATTGTTTAACAAAAGAATTTCTCTACAATCTGTAACTCAAGTTGAAACTATACCAGAAGTAACTTTTAGAATCGCAAAAAAAACTGTCCATGATAATGTTATAGTGCTTGGAGATAGTTGCGATACTATTCACCCACTTGCCGGACAAGGGTTAAATCAGGCCATTAGCTCAATATTTTATTTAGACTATGTTGTGGCAAAATCTAACAATACATTAGATCTGGCAACCTTTCAAAATTACCAGTATTTATTTTTTGCCAGAGTCAGGCCGAGAAGTTTAGCAGTGCATGGATTTGCAAAGATTTTGGGACTACCTACTTCTGCTCTAAAATCACTGTTTGTACTAGGAGAAAAGATGCCGCTTTTGGAGCAAAATTCTCTTACCAATGCGCTTGGTATGAGAGAAGTCAAGCTTCTAAAATCATTTGAGAGGGTAAAATAG